From Pontibacter actiniarum, a single genomic window includes:
- a CDS encoding glutathionylspermidine synthase family protein, giving the protein MQDKSKMRLQTHKGDIETAVRGLGWDWCVEDGCANYVPGEAVVLPENEADALLEAADTLYEMMVNAIPDDLPDEFLKVLGIPENLWKMVRHSWNDERHWHLYGRFDLVQTPEGPKLLEFNADTATSIPETAVVQWASLAAAGKKEAKQYSGLYEELVEQLKTWRMLNDDLAPALLLTYIGESAEDEANCAVIAQAATEAGFDPHLCPIENVSVSTEGTERGVWAQVANEQWQQFPFLFKLLPWEQIAWEEPELCHSLAELSATRNVIVANPAYTLLFQSKGMLAWLWKAYPYHPLLLETDLTPISGKYIRKPYFGREGQSVEVMDKVRVLKVEGEYDDQQQVYQRWVELPEDDKNYQYQAGVFWAGEGCAIGFRREKGIITNLSQFVPHLVE; this is encoded by the coding sequence ATGCAAGATAAAAGCAAAATGCGCCTGCAGACGCACAAAGGCGATATAGAGACTGCTGTGCGAGGCCTTGGCTGGGATTGGTGTGTGGAGGATGGCTGTGCCAATTATGTGCCGGGCGAGGCCGTTGTGTTGCCCGAAAATGAAGCTGATGCCTTACTCGAGGCTGCCGATACGCTGTACGAAATGATGGTGAACGCCATCCCCGACGACCTGCCCGATGAGTTTCTGAAAGTGCTGGGCATACCAGAGAACCTCTGGAAAATGGTTCGCCACTCCTGGAACGATGAACGGCATTGGCATCTGTACGGCCGTTTTGATCTGGTACAAACACCGGAGGGGCCCAAGCTGCTGGAGTTTAATGCGGACACGGCTACCTCTATACCTGAAACTGCTGTGGTGCAGTGGGCGAGCTTGGCGGCGGCCGGCAAAAAAGAGGCGAAGCAGTATTCCGGTTTATACGAGGAGCTGGTAGAGCAACTGAAAACCTGGCGCATGTTGAACGATGACCTTGCCCCTGCGCTTTTACTCACCTACATTGGCGAGAGTGCCGAAGACGAGGCTAACTGTGCTGTTATAGCACAGGCCGCAACCGAAGCTGGTTTTGATCCGCACCTTTGCCCGATAGAAAATGTAAGCGTGTCTACAGAGGGAACGGAGCGCGGCGTATGGGCGCAAGTAGCTAACGAGCAATGGCAGCAGTTTCCGTTCCTGTTTAAGCTTTTGCCCTGGGAGCAGATTGCCTGGGAAGAACCTGAACTTTGCCATAGCCTTGCCGAACTGTCTGCTACCCGAAATGTGATAGTTGCAAACCCTGCTTATACGTTGCTGTTTCAGAGCAAAGGCATGCTGGCCTGGCTCTGGAAGGCGTACCCCTACCACCCACTTCTCCTGGAAACAGACCTTACCCCGATTAGCGGCAAGTATATCCGCAAGCCATACTTTGGCCGCGAAGGACAGAGCGTGGAGGTAATGGATAAGGTGCGTGTGTTAAAAGTAGAAGGTGAGTACGACGATCAGCAGCAAGTATACCAGCGCTGGGTGGAGTTACCTGAAGATGACAAAAACTACCAGTACCAGGCAGGCGTGTTTTGGGCAGGAGAAGGCTGTGCCATTGGCTTTAGGCGGGAGAAAGGTATTATCACTAACCTCTCGCAGTTTGTGCCGCACCTGGTAGAGTAA
- the map gene encoding type I methionyl aminopeptidase: MIIESEADLEGIKKVSEAVAVTLRKMREYTKVGITTKELDEYGNKRLEEFGAKSAPKSEYDFPGYTCISVNNEAAHGIPSEDTILKEGDLVNIDVSAELDGFYADNGGSFILGEDINGLSKLVDVSVTALHKALSEIKGGKKIAEVGRTIEQEAKKNGFKVIKNLVGHGVGRSLHEAPDEIPNFYDKDNTQRFRKNSVVAVETFISTKGSYTREKGDGWTLLADEGAYVAQHEHTILITDGEPIILTKENGI, from the coding sequence ATGATCATAGAGTCAGAAGCAGACCTGGAAGGAATAAAGAAAGTAAGTGAAGCCGTTGCCGTTACGCTCCGAAAAATGAGGGAGTATACCAAAGTAGGTATCACCACTAAAGAGCTGGACGAGTATGGAAATAAAAGACTGGAAGAGTTTGGAGCCAAGTCTGCGCCTAAATCAGAGTACGATTTTCCGGGTTATACTTGCATCAGCGTCAACAACGAGGCTGCGCATGGTATTCCTTCCGAAGACACCATTTTGAAAGAAGGCGATTTAGTAAATATTGATGTGTCTGCGGAGTTAGATGGTTTTTATGCTGATAACGGTGGCTCATTTATACTTGGCGAGGATATCAATGGGCTAAGCAAACTGGTTGATGTCTCCGTAACGGCACTGCACAAAGCACTGAGTGAAATCAAAGGCGGAAAGAAAATAGCAGAGGTTGGCCGTACCATTGAGCAGGAAGCTAAAAAGAATGGGTTCAAAGTAATTAAGAACCTGGTGGGCCACGGCGTAGGGCGCAGCCTGCATGAGGCGCCTGACGAAATCCCGAATTTCTACGACAAAGACAACACGCAGCGGTTCCGGAAGAACAGTGTGGTAGCGGTAGAAACGTTCATCTCAACCAAAGGCAGTTATACCCGCGAAAAAGGCGACGGCTGGACCTTACTAGCTGATGAAGGTGCCTATGTAGCGCAGCACGAACACACCATCCTTATAACAGACGGTGAGCCCATCATCCTGACAAAGGAAAACGGCATATAA
- a CDS encoding complex I subunit 1/NuoH family protein — translation MLAFLLTLGALLGVVIVLAYAERKVAAFMQDRMGPTEAGLQGSLQAVADVLKLLQKEDIIPAAADKKLFKLAPILIFAAVFAGFAVIPFTPTMVPAGIGIGVFYLLAIVSLDVVGLLMAGWGSNNKYAMLGAMRSVAQIVSYEIPAGLAILSAVMICQSLDFQEISYQQGALMNQFPGLEYDMNWLFGVEALGINTTTIGGITTWNIFRAPMLLVSFVIYFIASLAESNRAPFDIPEAESELVAGFHVEYSGFRFAVLFLAEYSMMVLVCLVAVVLFLGSWNTPLPNIGLISLAYWTTGTPGELSGILWGIFWLLSKTFVLLFLQLQIRWTYPRLRVDQLMHLCWKVLTPIALGIVLLAGIWRLSMI, via the coding sequence ATGCTTGCTTTTCTGCTGACATTAGGTGCTCTGCTAGGGGTGGTGATTGTGCTGGCGTATGCTGAGCGCAAGGTGGCTGCTTTTATGCAAGACCGTATGGGACCGACAGAAGCGGGGCTGCAAGGCTCGTTGCAGGCGGTAGCCGATGTGCTGAAGCTGTTGCAGAAAGAAGATATCATACCTGCTGCAGCAGACAAAAAGCTGTTCAAGCTGGCACCCATCCTGATCTTTGCGGCTGTATTCGCGGGCTTTGCCGTAATTCCATTCACACCCACTATGGTGCCAGCAGGTATCGGTATAGGTGTGTTTTACCTGTTAGCCATCGTGTCGTTGGATGTGGTTGGGTTGCTGATGGCAGGTTGGGGCTCTAATAACAAGTATGCCATGCTGGGGGCCATGCGCTCTGTGGCGCAAATTGTGTCGTATGAGATTCCGGCTGGTTTGGCCATACTATCTGCTGTCATGATCTGCCAATCGCTGGACTTTCAGGAAATCAGCTATCAGCAGGGGGCGTTAATGAATCAGTTTCCGGGCTTGGAGTATGACATGAACTGGCTATTCGGTGTGGAGGCTTTAGGTATAAATACTACAACCATTGGTGGCATTACTACCTGGAATATCTTTCGGGCACCTATGCTGCTGGTTAGCTTCGTGATCTATTTTATTGCCTCGCTGGCTGAAAGCAATCGAGCTCCTTTTGACATTCCGGAAGCAGAGTCGGAGTTGGTGGCGGGTTTCCATGTGGAGTACTCGGGCTTCCGTTTTGCGGTGCTGTTTTTAGCGGAATATAGTATGATGGTGCTGGTTTGTTTGGTTGCGGTCGTGCTGTTTTTAGGCAGCTGGAATACACCTTTACCAAACATCGGCCTTATAAGCCTAGCTTACTGGACCACCGGCACGCCCGGCGAATTATCAGGTATACTTTGGGGCATTTTCTGGCTGTTGAGCAAAACCTTCGTGCTGCTGTTTCTGCAGTTACAAATACGCTGGACTTATCCGCGCCTGCGCGTAGACCAACTCATGCACCTCTGCTGGAAAGTGCTGACACCCATTGCGCTGGGTATTGTGCTGCTGGCAGGCATCTGGCGACTATCAATGATTTAA
- a CDS encoding NUDIX hydrolase produces the protein MHKFIEVLRKRLQEPLPGEAAHNLMASTTRSNLKFRTKPDSQTKESAVLILFYQDEGKIKLPLILRPVYEGVHSGQIALPGGRREKADADFYQTALREAKEEIGINPADVTVVGHLSDLFVFASNHMVHPVVGYINHKPAFLTDPREVDQLIEVPLSTLLDKSIRGITNIVVSSNMEISAPYFDVDGHTVWGATAMMLSELLTIINELGDESLPS, from the coding sequence ATGCACAAATTCATTGAAGTACTTAGGAAGAGATTGCAGGAACCACTACCTGGTGAAGCAGCCCATAATCTAATGGCAAGTACAACAAGGAGTAATCTCAAATTCAGGACAAAGCCTGATAGCCAGACCAAGGAGAGTGCAGTATTGATATTGTTCTATCAGGATGAAGGTAAAATTAAGTTGCCATTGATTCTGAGACCTGTTTATGAGGGAGTGCATAGCGGCCAGATAGCCTTACCTGGAGGCAGAAGAGAAAAGGCGGATGCAGATTTCTACCAAACAGCTTTGAGAGAAGCGAAGGAAGAAATTGGTATCAACCCGGCAGATGTGACAGTTGTTGGCCACCTGAGTGATCTGTTTGTGTTTGCCAGCAACCATATGGTGCATCCGGTGGTTGGTTATATAAACCACAAGCCAGCGTTTTTAACTGACCCCAGGGAAGTAGACCAGCTGATAGAAGTACCGCTCTCCACGTTGCTTGATAAAAGTATCAGGGGCATCACCAACATTGTAGTGTCTAGCAACATGGAGATTTCTGCACCTTACTTTGATGTGGACGGTCATACCGTGTGGGGTGCCACCGCTATGATGTTGAGTGAGTTGCTCACTATAATTAATGAGCTGGGGGATGAAAGCCTTCCATCTTAA
- a CDS encoding 4Fe-4S binding protein, whose protein sequence is MKEAFRAKTGFWSGVKSLASGMRLTWKHFTGARKRRTPEYVSDENYFKQADGLVTLKYPYEAIPVPDNGRYRLHNEIDDCIVCDLCAKICPVNCITIESVKATEDIDTTSDGTKKRLYAPTFDIDLAKCCYCGLCTTVCPTDCLTMTPVYDFSEVDIKNMVYHFTDLTPEQAEEKKQQFAKQQEEMAAAKAAALAARKQG, encoded by the coding sequence ATGAAAGAAGCTTTTCGAGCTAAAACCGGATTCTGGAGCGGCGTAAAGTCACTGGCAAGTGGCATGCGCCTGACGTGGAAGCACTTTACCGGTGCCCGAAAACGCCGTACGCCAGAGTATGTGTCGGATGAGAATTACTTTAAGCAGGCAGATGGGCTGGTAACGCTCAAGTATCCGTACGAAGCCATACCTGTGCCTGACAATGGCCGCTACCGCCTGCATAACGAGATAGATGATTGTATTGTCTGCGACCTTTGCGCTAAGATCTGCCCCGTTAACTGCATTACCATCGAGTCGGTAAAGGCTACGGAGGACATTGACACTACCTCGGACGGCACGAAGAAGCGCCTCTACGCGCCTACCTTTGATATAGACTTAGCGAAGTGCTGCTACTGCGGCCTCTGCACCACAGTTTGCCCAACCGACTGCCTCACCATGACGCCAGTGTACGATTTCTCTGAAGTGGATATTAAAAACATGGTCTACCACTTCACCGACCTCACACCAGAGCAGGCAGAAGAGAAGAAGCAACAGTTTGCGAAGCAGCAGGAGGAAATGGCAGCAGCTAAAGCCGCTGCGTTGGCCGCACGAAAGCAGGGGTAA
- a CDS encoding NADH-quinone oxidoreductase subunit J, whose protein sequence is MDNINMLFYIFAILAILSAAYMVLTRNLLYAGFSLLITLLSLAGIYVLLFADFVAVTQLMVYVGGVLVLILFGIMLSSRVQDKSVLSESVNKVWGTTVAGLILVGMCYTILKSNISALPWLQTTEVNVLGLQKSTVQSIGIKLMTDVVVPFELASLLLLIALIGAAYIATDNQKA, encoded by the coding sequence ATGGATAACATAAACATGCTTTTTTACATCTTCGCCATACTTGCCATACTTTCCGCAGCCTACATGGTGCTAACACGCAACCTGCTGTACGCAGGCTTTTCGCTGCTCATTACGCTGCTAAGCTTAGCCGGAATATATGTGTTGCTTTTTGCTGATTTTGTGGCCGTAACCCAGCTGATGGTTTATGTGGGAGGGGTGTTGGTGCTGATCTTGTTTGGCATTATGCTTAGCAGCCGTGTACAGGATAAGTCAGTGCTGTCGGAGAGTGTAAACAAGGTATGGGGCACAACGGTGGCAGGCCTTATACTTGTTGGCATGTGCTATACTATACTTAAATCAAACATCAGTGCGCTGCCCTGGCTGCAAACCACAGAAGTAAATGTGCTTGGCCTGCAAAAAAGTACCGTGCAAAGTATAGGTATAAAATTGATGACGGATGTAGTAGTACCCTTTGAACTGGCCTCGCTGCTGTTGCTGATCGCCCTGATAGGTGCTGCCTATATTGCCACGGATAACCAGAAAGCGTAA
- the nuoK gene encoding NADH-quinone oxidoreductase subunit NuoK, protein MEAVPLEHILLLGAVLFSLGILAVISKRHAVVVLMGIELIFNAANLNLVAFSRYDPSLLQGQMFSLFVIVVAAAEAAVALAIVLRVYQYFKTANLNEIVSPENK, encoded by the coding sequence ATGGAAGCTGTCCCTTTAGAACATATCTTACTGCTAGGTGCTGTACTGTTTAGCCTCGGTATCCTGGCCGTTATTTCTAAACGCCATGCCGTGGTGGTGCTGATGGGAATTGAACTGATCTTTAACGCAGCTAACCTGAACCTGGTAGCTTTCAGCCGTTATGACCCGTCGCTGTTGCAGGGGCAAATGTTCTCGCTGTTCGTGATTGTAGTGGCTGCAGCCGAGGCAGCCGTTGCGCTGGCTATTGTGCTGCGGGTATACCAATACTTTAAAACGGCCAACCTAAACGAAATTGTTAGCCCCGAAAATAAATAG
- the nuoL gene encoding NADH-quinone oxidoreductase subunit L yields the protein MELSDLLQPLAGTPETATALVVLLLPLLGFLILYPFGKRFPRHGDWLSIGLTAIAFILSAWLFTQTWNTATYHSRVTWFSLPGSSLTHFTAGVLLDNLTVLMLFIVTFISLLVQLFSVGYMHGDRGYSRYFAYLGLFTFSMLGIVLVDNLLLLFMFWELVGLSSYLLIGFWFKKPAAVAANKKAFLINRIGDIGLLLGLFAFYTYFRTFDLETLRLLIGNGTWDSGSFIATYTLNGQDWQVELGPIFLTMAGLGLFMGCVGKSAQFPLQVWLPDAMQGPTPVSALIHAATMVAAGVYLVARCYAFFTPQALVVIAVVGAVTALVGALVALTQNDIKAVLAFSTISQLGYMVMGMGTGAHDAALFHLATHAFFKAALFLNSGIIIHAMHRGLHRHHLHLDAQDIRNMGGLRKAMPLTFYTYLLATAALVGLPLFSGFLSKDAILSGSWAWAQTMSAHGSSFLYIVPIIGFTVVLLTAFYMARHMWFIFFGEFRAPFSVQDLRLKVGQEVEHVMALPVILLAILSLGIFFSLNPLNFGSSWLMQGISLDKLNGSAILSGALLQAVKAQDAANHTLHIVFGVLSTLLGIAGISWAILKYKSRSSQQLQQEAPRSRIAVLSHNHFRLNELYHKAFVQPTLLLGKGLYRTDKRVIDYTLDNGSKILVILAKIVAWFDRWVVDGLVWLVGALSKVLGRVGRGFQNGKVQSYYAYSLFGFILLLLYIILF from the coding sequence TTGGAGCTATCCGACCTATTACAGCCTTTGGCAGGCACACCCGAAACCGCAACCGCTCTGGTTGTGCTGTTACTGCCGCTGTTAGGTTTTCTGATTTTGTACCCGTTCGGCAAACGCTTCCCACGCCATGGCGATTGGTTAAGTATAGGCTTAACAGCCATAGCTTTTATACTATCAGCATGGCTCTTTACCCAAACCTGGAACACAGCCACTTATCACAGTCGAGTTACCTGGTTTAGCTTACCGGGCAGCTCCTTAACTCATTTTACAGCCGGCGTGCTGCTTGATAACCTGACGGTGCTCATGCTGTTCATCGTTACATTTATATCCCTGTTGGTGCAGCTATTCTCAGTTGGGTATATGCACGGCGACAGGGGCTATAGCCGCTATTTTGCTTACCTGGGGCTATTTACCTTTAGCATGTTAGGTATTGTGCTGGTTGATAACCTGCTGCTGCTTTTCATGTTCTGGGAGTTGGTAGGCCTCTCCTCATACCTGCTGATTGGCTTCTGGTTTAAAAAGCCTGCAGCTGTTGCAGCGAATAAAAAAGCATTCCTCATAAACCGCATTGGTGATATAGGGCTACTGCTTGGCCTGTTTGCCTTTTATACTTACTTCCGCACGTTCGACCTGGAGACACTACGCCTTTTGATTGGCAACGGCACCTGGGACAGTGGTAGTTTTATCGCTACTTACACTTTAAACGGGCAGGACTGGCAGGTAGAGCTAGGGCCGATTTTCCTGACAATGGCAGGACTGGGGCTGTTTATGGGTTGTGTAGGTAAGTCTGCTCAGTTCCCCTTACAAGTGTGGCTGCCCGATGCGATGCAGGGGCCAACTCCGGTTTCAGCACTGATACATGCCGCAACTATGGTGGCAGCCGGTGTATACTTGGTGGCCCGTTGCTATGCCTTTTTTACGCCGCAGGCGCTGGTGGTGATAGCAGTAGTTGGAGCCGTGACAGCCTTAGTGGGAGCCTTGGTGGCCCTTACGCAAAACGATATCAAAGCTGTACTCGCTTTCTCTACCATTTCACAGCTAGGGTATATGGTGATGGGAATGGGCACAGGCGCACACGATGCTGCCTTGTTCCATCTGGCAACACATGCCTTTTTCAAAGCAGCGCTGTTCTTAAACTCTGGCATCATCATTCATGCTATGCACCGTGGTTTGCACCGCCACCACCTGCACCTGGATGCGCAGGATATCCGCAACATGGGCGGCCTGCGCAAAGCGATGCCGCTTACGTTTTATACTTATTTGTTAGCTACGGCGGCACTTGTAGGTCTTCCCTTATTCTCGGGTTTTCTTTCTAAAGACGCTATCCTTTCCGGCAGTTGGGCCTGGGCACAAACCATGAGTGCACATGGCAGCAGCTTCTTATATATCGTGCCGATTATTGGGTTTACGGTGGTGCTGCTGACGGCTTTTTACATGGCGCGTCACATGTGGTTTATCTTCTTTGGTGAGTTTAGAGCTCCTTTTAGTGTGCAGGATTTACGATTGAAAGTAGGGCAGGAGGTAGAGCATGTGATGGCGCTGCCGGTTATCTTATTGGCTATACTTTCCCTGGGCATTTTCTTCTCCCTGAACCCGCTAAATTTTGGAAGCAGTTGGCTCATGCAAGGTATAAGTCTGGATAAACTAAATGGTTCAGCTATACTTTCAGGCGCCCTGCTACAGGCCGTAAAGGCACAGGACGCGGCAAACCATACTCTGCATATTGTTTTCGGGGTGCTGTCTACCTTATTAGGGATAGCAGGAATTAGCTGGGCTATCCTGAAGTATAAAAGCAGAAGCTCGCAACAGCTACAGCAGGAAGCGCCACGCAGCAGAATAGCTGTTCTGTCGCACAACCACTTCCGGTTAAACGAGCTTTACCATAAAGCCTTTGTGCAGCCGACGCTGCTGTTAGGCAAAGGCCTTTACCGCACCGACAAGCGGGTAATTGACTACACCCTCGACAACGGCAGCAAAATCCTGGTAATCCTGGCAAAGATCGTCGCCTGGTTCGACCGTTGGGTAGTGGATGGGCTGGTGTGGCTGGTCGGGGCGCTATCGAAAGTGCTGGGGCGCGTTGGACGAGGCTTTCAGAACGGAAAGGTGCAGAGCTACTACGCCTACTCTTTATTCGGATTTATTTTACTTCTGCTATATATCATCCTGTTTTGA
- a CDS encoding complex I subunit 4 family protein: MNFILSSLIFTPLLAALIVLLLPARLQKPVKAVALVGALVQMGLSILLYFRFDGSTVANGQQGYQFVEKVNWIGFALGSLGRFQIDYFVGVDGVSISMVLLTGIVGVIGVISSWAITKNVKGYFLLYLLLLTSVMGCFLALDFFLFYLFFEFMLLPMYFLIGIWGGPKREYAAIKFFIYTLVGSLFILLVMIGLYTSVIDPAATAAQMGLLDQGTAVGADVLKQVQQMLQRSQISNYNLVHTFSIPAMMEPANFIPGSLLHVLSGAMLWDLPLRFIAFLLLFAGFAIKVPSVPVHTWLPDAHVEAPTPISVLLAAVLLKVGGYGLIRIVYPVFPDAGAYFAVLVGGLGVLSIIYGALNALAMNDLKKLIAYSSVSHMGFVLLGLASLTIEGVNGAIYMMFSHGIISAMLFLVVGVIYDRAHDRMIQNFRGLASVMPAYTAFVVIAFFASLGLPGFSGFIAELLVLVGGFGAPEATGLLPRWLTVVAVFGLLLAAAYYLWALQRMFFGKYWIFPELRAEAVMTDLNKREYLMLVPLAVLALLFGIFPHLLLDKISLTVTGFTELLLQRGQEQLGLIFSRLQ; this comes from the coding sequence ATGAATTTTATACTTAGTAGCCTCATTTTTACACCCCTGCTGGCCGCACTGATCGTGCTACTGCTGCCCGCACGCCTGCAGAAGCCTGTAAAGGCCGTGGCGCTGGTGGGCGCGCTGGTGCAGATGGGGCTTTCCATACTTCTATACTTCCGGTTTGATGGTTCCACCGTTGCCAACGGGCAGCAGGGCTATCAGTTTGTAGAGAAAGTAAACTGGATCGGTTTTGCCCTGGGCAGCCTGGGCCGTTTCCAGATAGACTATTTTGTGGGCGTTGACGGGGTAAGCATCAGCATGGTGCTACTCACAGGCATTGTGGGCGTTATTGGCGTGATCTCCTCCTGGGCCATCACCAAAAACGTGAAGGGTTATTTTCTGCTTTACCTGCTGCTGCTTACCAGCGTCATGGGCTGTTTCCTGGCCTTAGACTTCTTCCTGTTCTACCTCTTCTTTGAGTTTATGCTGCTGCCGATGTACTTCCTGATAGGCATCTGGGGCGGCCCGAAACGCGAATACGCAGCTATTAAATTCTTTATCTATACGTTGGTCGGCTCTCTCTTCATCCTGCTGGTGATGATCGGGCTGTACACGTCGGTGATAGACCCTGCGGCTACAGCGGCACAGATGGGGCTACTGGATCAGGGAACTGCGGTAGGAGCGGATGTGCTGAAGCAGGTACAGCAGATGCTACAGCGCAGCCAGATCAGCAATTACAACCTGGTGCACACCTTCAGCATACCGGCCATGATGGAGCCAGCCAACTTTATCCCGGGTAGCCTGCTGCATGTGCTTTCGGGCGCGATGCTCTGGGATTTGCCTTTGCGCTTTATCGCTTTCCTGCTGCTGTTCGCCGGCTTTGCCATCAAGGTGCCGTCAGTGCCGGTGCATACCTGGCTCCCAGACGCGCACGTGGAAGCGCCTACACCAATCTCTGTTTTGCTGGCGGCTGTGCTGCTTAAAGTGGGGGGCTATGGCCTGATTCGCATTGTGTATCCTGTTTTCCCGGATGCCGGGGCCTACTTTGCCGTACTGGTGGGCGGCTTAGGCGTCTTGTCCATCATCTATGGCGCGTTGAATGCGCTGGCCATGAACGACCTCAAAAAGCTGATTGCCTACTCTTCGGTATCGCACATGGGCTTTGTGCTGCTGGGCTTAGCCTCGCTCACGATTGAGGGCGTGAACGGCGCGATTTACATGATGTTCAGCCACGGCATCATCTCCGCTATGCTCTTTTTGGTGGTAGGGGTGATTTATGACCGCGCCCATGACCGCATGATTCAGAACTTCAGGGGGCTTGCCAGCGTGATGCCGGCCTACACGGCCTTTGTGGTCATCGCCTTTTTCGCCTCGCTCGGTTTGCCCGGCTTCTCCGGTTTTATTGCCGAGCTGTTGGTGCTGGTGGGTGGCTTTGGAGCACCGGAGGCTACGGGTTTGCTACCGCGCTGGCTAACCGTAGTGGCTGTATTCGGGCTTTTGCTTGCAGCAGCTTATTACCTATGGGCCTTGCAGCGCATGTTCTTCGGCAAGTACTGGATTTTTCCGGAACTAAGGGCCGAGGCCGTGATGACCGACCTTAACAAAAGAGAGTACCTGATGCTGGTGCCCTTGGCGGTGCTGGCGCTACTGTTTGGCATATTCCCGCACCTTCTCCTCGACAAAATAAGCCTGACCGTAACCGGCTTTACAGAGCTGTTACTGCAGCGCGGGCAGGAGCAACTGGGCCTCATTTTTTCAAGACTACAGTAA
- a CDS encoding NADH-quinone oxidoreductase subunit N produces the protein MNEQAVYLADQLNAIIAGAGTLLPEFLLAFFFLLLVTLDLFKSKAIKRLLPWLALTGLFSGLLLQVLGGYAGVEEPFLNLLVSDGVARYGGILFSAAGIFTVFMALQHRGLEKLEEGRGEFYALLLVLVLGLNLMAKSVNLLMVFLAIETVSIASYILTLTFKQEKRAVEAGLKYVLYGALSAGVMLYGMSFFYGLTGTLNYTSDVFALSLMQADGLLVTVATVLVLAGFFFKISAVPFHFWAPDVYQGAPLPVVALFSTAPKMAGILVILRFVTNFADATTFADVQLLLGIAAIATLVIGNFTALWQKTPRRLLAYSSVSHAGFLLMALLAFGSSYTSAVLFYLTVLLFMNFGIFLVLQVAEERFGVKTLEDFSGLGRLQPYLGVMAVLYLLSLTGLPPLGGFMGKLLVFSNVWEAYTLSGNTLLLVLLITGILLTGVALFYYIKIPYYLFFKRNQTQENLVISPSNKLLLALFSLPLLVLFFKPDLLLRWIEQLLAHTL, from the coding sequence GTGAACGAGCAGGCAGTATATTTAGCAGATCAGTTGAACGCCATTATTGCTGGGGCAGGCACACTGCTGCCCGAGTTCCTGCTGGCCTTCTTCTTCCTGCTGCTCGTTACCCTCGACCTTTTCAAATCAAAAGCCATCAAGCGGCTGCTGCCCTGGCTGGCGCTCACTGGCCTTTTTTCGGGGCTGCTGCTGCAGGTGCTCGGAGGCTACGCCGGTGTAGAGGAGCCTTTCCTGAACCTGCTGGTATCCGACGGGGTGGCCCGCTACGGCGGCATCCTCTTTAGCGCCGCCGGCATCTTCACTGTTTTCATGGCCCTGCAGCACCGCGGGCTGGAGAAGCTGGAAGAGGGCCGGGGGGAGTTCTATGCGCTGCTGCTGGTGCTGGTGCTGGGCCTCAACCTGATGGCGAAGTCGGTGAACCTGCTCATGGTGTTCCTGGCTATCGAAACGGTGTCCATTGCTTCCTACATCCTCACGCTAACTTTTAAGCAGGAGAAACGCGCCGTAGAGGCAGGCCTGAAGTACGTGCTTTACGGGGCCTTGTCGGCAGGGGTGATGCTCTACGGCATGTCCTTTTTCTACGGTCTTACGGGCACGTTAAACTATACTTCGGATGTGTTTGCACTTAGCCTGATGCAGGCGGACGGGCTGCTGGTAACCGTGGCCACCGTACTTGTACTGGCTGGCTTTTTCTTTAAGATATCGGCGGTGCCGTTTCATTTCTGGGCACCCGATGTGTACCAGGGAGCACCGCTGCCGGTGGTGGCGCTGTTTTCTACCGCCCCGAAGATGGCGGGCATACTGGTTATACTTCGCTTTGTCACAAACTTTGCCGACGCTACGACTTTCGCCGATGTGCAGCTGCTGCTAGGCATTGCAGCCATAGCCACACTGGTGATCGGTAACTTTACGGCCCTGTGGCAGAAAACGCCGCGCAGGCTGCTGGCTTATTCGTCGGTGTCGCACGCCGGCTTCCTACTGATGGCGCTGCTGGCCTTTGGCTCCAGCTACACTTCGGCGGTGCTGTTCTACCTGACGGTGCTGCTGTTCATGAACTTCGGTATCTTCCTGGTGCTGCAGGTGGCAGAGGAGCGGTTCGGAGTAAAAACGCTGGAGGATTTTTCTGGTTTGGGGCGTCTGCAGCCGTACCTGGGCGTGATGGCGGTGCTGTACCTGCTGTCCTTAACGGGGCTGCCGCCTTTGGGTGGCTTTATGGGCAAATTACTGGTGTTCAGTAATGTATGGGAGGCTTACACGTTGAGCGGAAACACGCTTTTACTAGTGCTGCTTATCACCGGCATACTGCTGACGGGCGTGGCGCTTTTCTATTATATCAAGATACCATACTACCTTTTCTTTAAAAGGAATCAAACTCAGGAAAATTTAGTTATTTCACCGTCGAATAAACTGCTGCTGGCACTGTTTTCCCTGCCGCTGCTGGTCCTGTTCTTTAAACCCGACCTGCTGCTGCGCTGGATAGAGCAACTGCTTGCCCATACACTATAA